From the Luteolibacter rhizosphaerae genome, one window contains:
- a CDS encoding putative DNA modification/repair radical SAM protein has product MKLGEKLAILADAAKYDASCASSGANRRDSTGGRGVGSAGGAGICHSYAPDGRCISLLKILLTNRCLYDCHYCINRRSSNVRRAAFTAEEAVKLTLDFYKRNYIEGLFLSSGIIRSADHTMEQVVNVARTLREEHDFRGYIHLKTIPEASAELIEQAACYADRISINLELPTQESLETLAPEKNLGRTKQAMGRIRVKLEDAAERKRTGDRKLRHATGQSTQVIVGADASTDADFLARSDELYRSYRLKRVYYSAFSPIPEPSSILPAAAPPLLREHRLYQADWMMRYYGFSKSEIVPADHPHLDLHMDPKLAWALRNREEFPLDLQRASRDRLLRIPGLGVKNVDRLLVIRRHKNLRLEDLARLRVSLDKVRPFVITADHHPARYHLDSDRLLARFAPKPEQLELFGRA; this is encoded by the coding sequence ATGAAGCTTGGCGAAAAACTGGCGATTCTAGCGGATGCGGCGAAGTATGACGCCTCGTGCGCAAGTTCCGGGGCGAATCGCCGGGATTCTACCGGTGGTAGGGGAGTTGGCTCCGCAGGCGGCGCGGGCATCTGCCACAGCTATGCGCCGGATGGCCGCTGCATCTCCCTGCTCAAGATTCTTCTGACGAACCGCTGCCTTTACGATTGCCACTACTGCATCAATCGACGTTCGAGCAATGTCCGCCGCGCGGCCTTTACGGCGGAGGAGGCAGTGAAGCTCACACTCGATTTCTATAAGAGGAATTACATCGAAGGCCTCTTCCTCAGCTCGGGAATCATCCGCAGCGCCGATCACACCATGGAGCAGGTGGTGAATGTCGCCCGCACCCTGCGGGAGGAACATGACTTCCGGGGCTACATTCATCTCAAAACCATTCCCGAGGCGTCTGCGGAACTGATCGAGCAAGCGGCCTGCTATGCGGACCGGATCAGCATCAATCTCGAACTGCCCACCCAGGAAAGTCTGGAAACACTTGCACCCGAGAAGAATCTGGGACGGACGAAGCAGGCCATGGGGCGCATCCGCGTGAAGCTGGAAGATGCGGCGGAACGGAAGCGGACGGGCGACCGCAAGTTGCGCCATGCCACCGGGCAGAGCACGCAGGTTATCGTGGGTGCCGATGCTTCGACCGATGCCGATTTCCTAGCGCGCTCGGACGAGCTCTACCGTTCCTATCGCCTGAAGCGGGTCTACTACTCGGCTTTCAGCCCGATTCCCGAGCCGTCCTCGATCCTCCCTGCCGCTGCCCCGCCTCTGCTCCGCGAACATCGCCTTTACCAAGCGGATTGGATGATGCGCTACTATGGCTTTAGTAAATCGGAGATCGTCCCCGCGGATCATCCCCATCTGGATCTCCACATGGATCCCAAGCTGGCCTGGGCCTTGAGAAACCGGGAGGAATTCCCCTTGGATCTCCAGCGTGCTTCCCGTGACCGGCTTCTCCGTATCCCGGGTTTGGGGGTGAAGAATGTTGATCGACTTCTGGTGATTCGCCGTCACAAGAATTTGCGGCTGGAGGATCTCGCCCGCTTGCGCGTCTCGCTGGATAAGGTGCGGCCCTTCGTGATCACGGCGGATCATCACCCGGCCCGCTATCATCTCGATAGCGATCGCTTGCTGGCGCGTTTCGCGCCGAAGCCCGAGCAACTCGAACTCTTCGGTCGTGCGTAG
- a CDS encoding UdgX family uracil-DNA binding protein (This protein belongs to the uracil DNA glycosylase superfamily, members of which act in excision repair of DNA. However, it belongs more specifically to UdgX branch, whose founding member was found to bind uracil in DNA (where it does not belong), without cleaving it, appears to promote DNA repair by a pathway involving RecA, rather than base excision.) — MRRVDPGNGFESWRKAARGLLGEGVPPGEVLWEAEENGSLFGFEETAPVTVSVRPVPPAFLDLAREVACHSDARRWALLYRLLWRIACLGERSLLEIASDPDVARARLMAKNVRREIHKMHAFVRFRKAGENEERRERFVACFEPDHFIVEPGVPFFRKRFANMDWSIFTPKGCAHWIGGEMRFSPGVEKDPCDDPDLMEEIWRTYYRSIFNPARLKMKAMQAEMPKRYWKNLPEAGLIQELARGSAVRTQGMIEEEGRDVRPEPRNAYLSHLREISLPPREAEPDSLDEIAKMVTACRRCALWNNATCGVPGVGPGDARIMIVGEQPGDREDLEGKPFVGPAGQLLDRALAEAGIDRGSAYLTNAVKHFKWTPRGKIRLHQKPGAGEIEACKPWLLAELSRLAPQVLVLLGNTAARSLLGPGVQVSKMHGLIEAPHLASRVILTVHPSFLLRQVDEMKKEIEFRQFIADLRLAVV; from the coding sequence GTGCGTAGGGTTGACCCGGGAAATGGTTTCGAGTCGTGGCGGAAGGCTGCCCGGGGCTTGCTTGGCGAAGGTGTGCCGCCCGGCGAGGTGCTGTGGGAGGCGGAAGAGAACGGCTCGCTCTTCGGCTTTGAAGAGACCGCCCCGGTCACGGTTTCGGTTCGACCGGTCCCGCCCGCTTTCCTCGATCTCGCACGAGAGGTTGCTTGCCATTCGGATGCGCGGCGCTGGGCCTTGCTCTATCGCTTGCTCTGGAGAATTGCGTGCTTGGGCGAGCGCAGTCTTCTCGAAATCGCCAGCGATCCAGATGTCGCGCGGGCAAGGTTGATGGCGAAGAACGTGCGCCGGGAGATTCACAAGATGCATGCCTTCGTACGCTTTCGGAAAGCAGGCGAGAACGAAGAGCGGCGCGAACGCTTCGTCGCATGTTTCGAGCCGGATCACTTCATCGTGGAGCCCGGCGTGCCCTTTTTCCGGAAGCGCTTCGCGAATATGGACTGGTCGATCTTCACTCCCAAGGGCTGCGCCCACTGGATCGGTGGAGAGATGCGTTTCAGTCCCGGTGTGGAGAAAGATCCCTGCGACGACCCGGACCTCATGGAGGAGATCTGGCGTACCTATTATCGCAGCATCTTCAATCCGGCCCGGCTCAAGATGAAAGCCATGCAGGCGGAGATGCCCAAACGCTATTGGAAGAATTTGCCGGAGGCGGGCCTGATTCAGGAGTTGGCACGCGGGAGCGCGGTCCGTACCCAGGGAATGATCGAGGAGGAGGGGCGGGACGTGCGTCCCGAGCCGCGCAATGCCTATCTATCCCACTTGCGGGAGATCTCCCTGCCGCCCCGCGAAGCCGAACCAGATTCCCTTGATGAGATCGCGAAGATGGTGACCGCTTGCCGCCGCTGCGCCTTGTGGAACAATGCGACCTGCGGCGTTCCCGGTGTCGGTCCCGGCGATGCCCGGATCATGATCGTCGGTGAGCAACCGGGTGATCGTGAGGATCTCGAAGGAAAGCCCTTCGTCGGGCCGGCGGGTCAGCTTCTCGATCGCGCACTTGCCGAGGCAGGAATCGATCGGGGTTCCGCCTATCTCACGAATGCCGTGAAGCACTTCAAGTGGACTCCTCGTGGAAAGATCCGCCTCCACCAGAAACCCGGTGCCGGGGAGATCGAAGCTTGCAAGCCATGGCTCCTCGCGGAGCTTTCAAGGCTGGCACCTCAGGTTCTGGTTCTCCTCGGGAACACTGCCGCACGGTCTCTCCTCGGGCCGGGCGTTCAAGTGTCCAAGATGCATGGCTTGATCGAAGCTCCGCATCTCGCGTCCCGCGTGATCCTCACGGTGCACCCCTCCTTTCTCCTACGGCAGGTGGATGAGATGAAGAAGGAAATCGAGTTCCGTCAGTTCATCGCGGACCTGCGCTTGGCTGTGGTCTAA
- a CDS encoding response regulator transcription factor: MRLLVIEDEAPMRTALVETLRAEGYRVTSAPDGISGLELACTEGFDLILLDVMMPGLDGFALCRELRKRGRDSAVLMLTAKGQVEDRVNGLDSGADDYLVKPFSLDELLARIRALLRRKDRESTISDEFSLGNARIDLSKRLLVRDGTTLELSEKEAGMLRLLASHPGETVSRERFLDVVWGYHAYPSTRTVDNFIAALRTKLEDDPARPRYLVTVRGTGYRLEP, from the coding sequence ATGAGACTTCTGGTGATCGAAGACGAGGCGCCGATGCGCACCGCATTGGTCGAGACACTCCGCGCCGAGGGCTACCGGGTCACTTCCGCTCCGGATGGGATCTCCGGACTTGAACTCGCCTGCACCGAAGGTTTCGACCTTATCCTGTTGGACGTGATGATGCCCGGCCTCGATGGCTTCGCATTGTGCCGTGAGCTGCGCAAGCGTGGCCGTGACAGCGCCGTGCTCATGCTAACGGCCAAGGGTCAGGTGGAAGACCGCGTCAACGGACTCGACAGCGGAGCGGATGATTACCTCGTCAAACCCTTCAGTCTCGACGAGCTCCTCGCCCGGATCCGGGCACTGCTACGCCGGAAGGATCGCGAGAGCACGATAAGCGACGAGTTCAGCTTGGGGAACGCGAGGATCGATCTCTCCAAGCGCCTGCTGGTTCGCGACGGCACAACGCTGGAGCTTTCCGAGAAGGAAGCTGGAATGCTGCGCCTTCTCGCGTCTCATCCGGGAGAGACTGTAAGCCGCGAGAGATTCCTGGATGTCGTCTGGGGTTACCATGCCTATCCCAGCACGCGGACCGTGGACAACTTCATCGCCGCGCTGCGGACCAAGCTGGAAGACGATCCCGCACGGCCACGATACCTCGTAACCGTGCGAGGGACCGGTTACCGCTTGGAGCCTTGA
- a CDS encoding sensor histidine kinase, with protein MGTRAQMKAAWADARGEAERMAPILAGALAKDLQAQMTTIPIYPDPPVPGEASELDAILDGEDLTALEKLRDDPNAGISPGGIPRRALAALRIQTLDRHRQKQDLLEQILVKEAPSVITRAAFSKRLLVLGRNTWHEHEAVRQLARKAHNPEGKWFEPAPELGTQIVFVKVGGRYASYLRPGAAPLVATEHKLGLPRWAFSYIFAEKSRWPSLATAPVPLGDGLTLGIYAYGFGDQLEAPIRRQQRWTFLTLGLAAATVLGALAVMQRSLRRERQLNDMKSQFVASVSHELRAPVASIRLMADALEAGKVAPETAKEFHRLIAREGARLSTLVGNVLDHSRIERGLRQWKLEPSDLESLVADTVLLMEPLAKEKNISLETRLAPVEAKVDAGAIQQALVNLLDNAIKFSPADSQVEVSLYEDGPRFQLRVKDEGTGIPKHEHKRIFERFYRPGDELRRETQGSGIGLSLVKSIAEAHDGSVDLESEPGKGSTFILHLPR; from the coding sequence ATGGGAACCCGTGCTCAGATGAAAGCGGCTTGGGCAGATGCGCGGGGAGAGGCCGAGCGTATGGCCCCCATCCTTGCCGGGGCGCTCGCCAAGGATCTGCAAGCGCAGATGACGACCATCCCTATCTATCCCGACCCGCCGGTTCCCGGAGAAGCATCGGAGCTCGATGCGATTCTCGATGGCGAAGATCTTACCGCTCTTGAGAAGCTAAGAGACGATCCGAATGCAGGGATATCGCCGGGAGGAATTCCGCGGCGAGCTTTGGCAGCATTGCGAATTCAGACTCTGGATCGGCATCGCCAGAAGCAGGATCTTCTTGAGCAGATTCTGGTGAAGGAGGCTCCATCAGTCATCACGCGTGCTGCTTTCAGCAAGCGCCTTCTGGTTCTTGGCCGGAACACGTGGCACGAGCATGAAGCTGTGAGGCAACTTGCAAGAAAGGCGCATAACCCGGAAGGCAAGTGGTTTGAACCTGCGCCCGAGCTTGGGACCCAGATCGTCTTCGTGAAGGTCGGCGGCAGATACGCCAGCTATCTTAGGCCAGGCGCAGCGCCTCTCGTAGCGACTGAACATAAACTCGGCCTACCACGTTGGGCCTTCAGTTACATCTTTGCGGAAAAGTCGCGCTGGCCCTCGCTCGCTACTGCTCCTGTTCCCCTCGGCGATGGGCTCACACTGGGAATTTACGCCTACGGCTTCGGAGATCAGCTCGAAGCACCGATCCGTCGACAGCAGCGATGGACATTCCTCACTCTTGGACTCGCAGCCGCCACCGTTCTGGGGGCCCTTGCTGTTATGCAGCGGAGCCTGCGCCGCGAGCGCCAGCTAAACGACATGAAGAGCCAGTTCGTCGCGAGTGTTTCGCATGAACTTCGTGCACCGGTGGCCTCGATCCGATTGATGGCGGATGCCCTGGAAGCCGGGAAGGTGGCACCGGAGACGGCGAAAGAATTCCATCGCCTGATCGCCCGGGAGGGAGCACGACTTTCGACCTTGGTCGGCAACGTGCTCGATCACTCACGGATCGAGCGAGGGCTGCGGCAGTGGAAGCTTGAACCCTCCGATCTGGAATCCTTGGTAGCGGACACGGTTCTGCTCATGGAGCCTCTCGCGAAGGAGAAGAACATCAGCCTTGAAACCCGGCTTGCGCCCGTGGAAGCCAAAGTTGATGCCGGAGCGATTCAACAGGCATTGGTCAACCTGCTCGACAACGCGATCAAGTTCTCGCCGGCAGACAGCCAGGTCGAGGTCTCGCTTTACGAGGATGGGCCGAGATTCCAACTTCGCGTGAAGGACGAAGGAACCGGCATTCCGAAGCACGAACACAAGCGGATCTTCGAACGTTTTTACCGCCCGGGCGATGAACTCCGCCGCGAGACACAGGGCAGCGGCATCGGGCTGAGCCTGGTGAAGTCCATCGCCGAAGCCCATGACGGCTCGGTTGACCTCGAGAGCGAGCCGGGCAAGGGAAGCACCTTCATCCTCCACCTCCCCCGATGA
- a CDS encoding ankyrin repeat domain-containing protein, producing MTRFPTPRLSLLIAAMTMPLLSLRAEEGAAPRDLLRDGLYAEEVSRNAEEAAASYEKVLRLHEEQRPFAATALFRLAEVRRKQERKDEAIRLYQRLIREFPQAEAELKLARGHLSALGAEPLEADKVAPAPTMLASLQQLAKTSPDRLNDPELFVDAIRKGDAESITYLLETAGPPDTLALLPIAVASGSLETVNLLIKKGIKPDSPGENEALLKAAALGHLHIAKALIAAGADINWSSDQSALPFYRAADQPERPIGTPLMEAIAAGQTKTVDLLLEAKADVKAAAAGTGFTPLHLAAGLGDVALIERLLQAGADPNALSRLAPTDSSPWGTEKPISALDFGFRKGATKACESIRKAGGKIQDPELLGEAVKNAADSFSHDALKRVELILSLGADPNAQYEGGPILFYAKSPVAQLLLDAGADPNVRKGREALLLKACLSQEWGVAEKLLEKGADPDPSPGVGASPLIIAASQSSGSGLLKKLIEKGAKPDAGWLSENFRVILKPASAEVQSLPTPGTPQPMGSRRASLPARPELFRQFVAQAIEHRDEVRWVHHTITYSDIAVLCPKTPSAAPPPLLKALLDRPMPWTDQSPSDQLRLRFILWRETPEGGRKAIEFGTEDPAAIPALQWGDIVESAVAPAGDTSPPVRMRPGGAPIHSASWLLRKDLAFGITVEQGSENRNYRVNGARLADDPSGDELPYVGARALAAIATYRDEPWRSDDHVLVRRTDWPEIKLPLNADGRDFPLEAGDHVKLVIREQAEDMENEARMERVRVVSPGSRFKRDFRFPSRWNTGWSQADAVPTLLQLLVELEGSNQKTLKDAPADPTLLAPWLCELQQERKVILSTFSHPDLSRIVIHRLKDVGSDEKISVDLTAALEAANDSLSVEVARNFDVALKAGDIVEIPVRSPLPEEPWKGFGPREQLLFSKALDAQIQYIDQENQLSVRQIRYQPPRYVQAGASWIPLPPQEGTSTFIAEGALGIDADVKTTAGSGSSWDGPTRNLFLKDGLKIQWSGNTSLELPSTR from the coding sequence ATGACCCGATTCCCCACTCCTCGCCTTAGTCTGCTGATCGCCGCGATGACCATGCCGCTTCTCTCCCTCCGAGCCGAGGAGGGTGCCGCGCCGCGGGATCTTCTGAGAGACGGACTCTATGCGGAGGAAGTCAGCCGAAATGCCGAGGAGGCCGCGGCGAGCTACGAAAAGGTCCTGCGCCTGCATGAGGAGCAGCGGCCATTCGCCGCAACGGCGCTATTCCGATTGGCGGAGGTGCGGCGCAAGCAGGAGCGCAAGGACGAGGCGATCCGGCTGTATCAGCGGCTGATCCGGGAGTTTCCCCAGGCCGAGGCTGAGCTGAAGCTGGCACGCGGCCATCTATCGGCCCTAGGTGCGGAACCCTTGGAAGCGGATAAAGTGGCACCGGCCCCGACGATGCTCGCATCGCTACAGCAGCTCGCGAAGACCAGTCCGGATCGCCTGAATGATCCAGAGCTTTTCGTGGATGCGATTCGCAAGGGCGATGCCGAGAGCATCACGTATCTGCTGGAGACAGCAGGACCTCCGGACACCCTCGCGCTTCTGCCTATTGCAGTCGCGAGCGGATCCCTGGAGACGGTCAATCTGCTGATCAAGAAGGGCATCAAGCCTGACTCACCGGGTGAGAACGAGGCTTTGCTTAAAGCCGCAGCACTCGGCCATTTACACATCGCGAAGGCCCTGATCGCGGCTGGGGCGGACATCAACTGGTCCTCCGATCAGTCCGCACTGCCTTTCTATCGGGCGGCCGATCAGCCCGAACGGCCGATTGGCACCCCGCTGATGGAAGCGATTGCGGCGGGTCAAACCAAGACGGTGGATCTGCTTCTGGAAGCTAAGGCGGATGTGAAGGCCGCGGCGGCGGGAACGGGTTTCACGCCGCTGCACCTGGCGGCAGGATTGGGTGACGTAGCTTTGATCGAACGGCTTCTCCAGGCCGGGGCGGATCCCAATGCGCTCAGTCGCCTTGCGCCCACCGATTCATCTCCCTGGGGCACCGAGAAACCCATTTCGGCGCTCGATTTCGGATTCAGGAAAGGGGCGACGAAGGCGTGTGAATCCATCCGGAAAGCTGGAGGTAAGATCCAGGATCCCGAGCTTCTCGGGGAAGCGGTAAAGAATGCCGCCGACTCGTTCTCGCACGACGCCCTCAAACGGGTGGAGCTGATCCTCTCCCTAGGGGCAGATCCAAATGCCCAATATGAAGGCGGGCCGATTCTCTTCTATGCCAAAAGTCCGGTAGCGCAGCTACTTCTCGATGCCGGGGCGGATCCGAACGTGAGGAAAGGACGGGAAGCTCTCCTTCTCAAGGCCTGCCTCTCGCAAGAATGGGGCGTGGCGGAGAAGCTTTTGGAGAAGGGCGCCGATCCCGATCCCTCGCCGGGTGTTGGAGCTTCACCGCTCATCATCGCGGCATCCCAATCCTCGGGTTCGGGCCTCCTCAAGAAGCTGATAGAAAAAGGCGCAAAACCCGACGCAGGGTGGCTGAGCGAGAACTTCCGTGTCATCCTGAAGCCTGCTTCCGCTGAAGTGCAGTCGCTACCGACACCCGGAACTCCTCAGCCGATGGGAAGTCGCCGGGCATCCCTTCCCGCGAGGCCTGAGCTCTTCCGCCAGTTCGTGGCCCAAGCCATCGAGCATCGCGATGAGGTGCGGTGGGTTCATCACACCATAACCTACTCGGACATCGCGGTTCTCTGTCCTAAGACGCCTTCCGCGGCACCACCTCCACTTCTCAAGGCGCTGCTCGACCGACCAATGCCTTGGACGGATCAGAGTCCCTCGGACCAGCTTCGCCTCCGTTTCATCTTGTGGCGTGAGACGCCGGAAGGAGGCCGCAAGGCGATCGAGTTCGGCACTGAAGACCCGGCAGCCATTCCGGCGCTTCAGTGGGGCGATATCGTTGAATCGGCTGTCGCCCCCGCAGGCGATACATCCCCGCCGGTTAGGATGCGGCCAGGTGGAGCCCCCATCCATTCCGCCTCATGGTTGCTCCGGAAGGATTTGGCTTTCGGGATCACAGTTGAGCAAGGCAGCGAGAACCGAAACTATCGAGTCAATGGTGCCCGTCTTGCTGATGATCCTTCGGGGGATGAGTTACCTTATGTCGGGGCCCGCGCACTGGCGGCGATAGCCACCTATCGGGACGAACCGTGGCGATCCGACGACCACGTTCTGGTCAGGCGGACGGATTGGCCGGAAATCAAGCTGCCCTTGAATGCGGACGGACGCGACTTCCCGCTCGAAGCCGGCGACCATGTGAAGCTCGTGATTCGCGAGCAGGCGGAGGACATGGAGAACGAGGCACGCATGGAGCGTGTCCGTGTGGTATCTCCTGGGTCGCGGTTCAAACGGGACTTCCGCTTTCCTTCCCGTTGGAACACCGGGTGGTCCCAAGCCGACGCGGTTCCCACGCTACTCCAACTGCTTGTCGAGCTTGAGGGCTCGAATCAGAAAACACTGAAGGATGCTCCTGCAGATCCCACGCTACTCGCGCCTTGGCTCTGCGAGCTGCAGCAAGAGCGCAAGGTGATACTCAGCACCTTCTCTCATCCTGACCTCAGCCGCATCGTTATTCATCGGCTCAAGGATGTCGGCAGCGACGAGAAGATTTCCGTGGATCTCACAGCTGCCTTGGAGGCCGCCAACGATTCACTGTCGGTCGAAGTCGCCCGCAACTTCGACGTGGCTTTGAAAGCGGGGGATATCGTCGAGATCCCCGTCCGTTCGCCCTTGCCTGAAGAGCCATGGAAAGGCTTCGGTCCGCGCGAGCAGCTACTCTTCTCAAAGGCGCTGGATGCGCAGATCCAATACATCGATCAGGAGAACCAACTCTCGGTGCGGCAGATCCGTTATCAGCCGCCCCGCTATGTCCAAGCGGGAGCAAGTTGGATTCCGCTGCCTCCGCAGGAAGGCACCTCGACGTTCATCGCCGAAGGAGCCTTGGGGATCGACGCCGATGTCAAAACAACCGCGGGGAGCGGGAGTTCTTGGGATGGCCCGACTCGCAACCTTTTCCTCAAAGATGGTTTGAAGATCCAGTGGAGCGGCAACACATCGCTTGAGCTGCCGAGCACCCGATGA
- a CDS encoding M42 family metallopeptidase translates to MTACLRARTFGIAPPPGVDSVTGVKEKAISLLQELTEAHSVPGHEDEVRAIFVDELEECGTLSADRSGCVFCELEGEGPRVIIAGHMDEVGFLVQNITPDGFIQFLAVGGWWEHSLLSQRVEIRTRSGEKITGVVASKPPHFLPEAQRRQVMTIDQMFIDVGATSRLEVEQEFGISLGDPIAPLSPFTPMQREDWYMAKAFDNRVGMAGTIQAGKQLAGTLHSNKIILAGTVQEEVGLRGAKTAANFAKPDVAIILEGPPADDTPGFSRAESQGRLGGGVQIRLFDPSAIMNPRLADLAIRTAKEEGIPHQVTVRRSGGTDAGSFHLAGEGIPSVVLGVPARYIHSHNSIIDLNDYLHMVSLAVALARRLDDSTVKGLTRFL, encoded by the coding sequence GTGACCGCCTGTCTCCGGGCCCGGACCTTCGGCATTGCGCCGCCGCCCGGTGTCGATAGCGTCACGGGCGTGAAGGAAAAGGCGATCTCCCTGCTGCAGGAACTGACGGAGGCCCACTCGGTGCCGGGTCATGAGGACGAAGTGCGCGCCATCTTCGTGGACGAACTCGAGGAGTGTGGCACGCTCTCCGCCGATCGCTCCGGCTGCGTCTTCTGCGAGCTGGAAGGGGAGGGGCCCCGCGTCATCATCGCCGGACACATGGATGAAGTCGGCTTCCTAGTACAGAACATCACGCCCGACGGCTTCATCCAGTTCCTTGCCGTCGGCGGTTGGTGGGAGCACAGCCTGCTCTCCCAGCGCGTCGAGATCCGCACCCGCTCCGGGGAGAAGATCACCGGCGTCGTCGCTTCCAAGCCTCCTCACTTCCTGCCGGAAGCCCAGCGCCGCCAGGTCATGACCATCGACCAGATGTTCATCGACGTTGGCGCCACTTCCCGTCTCGAGGTCGAACAGGAATTCGGCATCTCGCTCGGCGATCCGATCGCACCGCTCTCGCCCTTCACTCCCATGCAACGCGAGGACTGGTACATGGCGAAAGCCTTCGACAACCGCGTGGGCATGGCCGGCACCATCCAGGCAGGCAAGCAACTCGCCGGGACCCTGCACTCTAACAAAATCATCCTCGCCGGCACCGTGCAGGAGGAGGTCGGACTTCGCGGGGCGAAGACCGCCGCCAACTTCGCCAAGCCGGATGTCGCCATCATCCTCGAAGGCCCTCCTGCCGATGATACTCCCGGCTTCTCTCGTGCCGAATCCCAAGGCCGCCTCGGCGGTGGCGTGCAGATCCGCCTCTTCGATCCCAGCGCAATCATGAATCCGCGCCTTGCCGATCTAGCGATCCGCACCGCGAAGGAAGAAGGCATCCCGCATCAAGTCACCGTCCGACGCAGCGGCGGTACGGATGCCGGCTCATTCCATCTTGCGGGGGAGGGGATCCCCTCCGTTGTGCTCGGTGTGCCGGCCCGCTACATCCACTCGCACAACTCGATCATCGATCTGAACGACTACCTCCACATGGTATCGCTCGCCGTCGCCCTGGCGCGCCGCCTCGATGACTCCACGGTCAAGGGCCTCACCCGTTTCCTCTGA
- the sufT gene encoding putative Fe-S cluster assembly protein SufT — MHEEISLAREVEAIQIPSGDAITLPAGTPVFITQRLGGTYTVATSAGLARISSKDADALGVDLEKEKEKHAEAERLKDAPLEEQVWAQLKSVYDPEIPVDIVNLGLVYDCGIEEENGKKTVAVKMTLTAPGCGMGPVIAADAQAKIMTIEGIDDAKVELVWDPAWNQDMISEEGKMKLGMI, encoded by the coding sequence ATGCACGAGGAAATCTCCCTGGCACGCGAAGTCGAAGCCATCCAGATCCCCAGCGGGGATGCGATCACCCTGCCCGCCGGGACTCCCGTATTCATCACCCAGCGGCTGGGCGGCACCTACACGGTGGCAACCTCTGCCGGTCTGGCGCGGATCTCCTCCAAGGATGCGGACGCCCTGGGCGTGGACCTGGAGAAGGAAAAGGAGAAGCACGCCGAGGCCGAGCGCCTGAAGGACGCGCCGCTGGAAGAGCAGGTCTGGGCGCAGCTTAAGAGCGTGTACGATCCGGAAATCCCGGTCGATATTGTGAACCTCGGCTTGGTCTACGACTGCGGGATCGAGGAGGAGAACGGCAAGAAGACCGTGGCGGTGAAGATGACCCTGACGGCTCCAGGCTGCGGCATGGGTCCGGTGATCGCGGCGGATGCGCAGGCCAAGATCATGACCATCGAGGGCATCGATGATGCCAAGGTGGAGCTGGTCTGGGATCCGGCCTGGAATCAGGACATGATCTCCGAGGAAGGGAAGATGAAGCTCGGGATGATCTGA
- a CDS encoding NUDIX domain-containing protein, whose amino-acid sequence MVRFRPNVAALMVKPQGQLLVCERWSIPGAWQFPQGGVDDGETLEEALFREVREEIGLLPQHYELLGFRTGYRYLYPEEVRMKKMRKHGCHGQEQTYYHCLLKDGAPAINVDQRPREFGAYRWIMPEEFDLEWLPEFKRDVYRQVMKDFFGVML is encoded by the coding sequence GTGGTTCGTTTCCGGCCAAATGTCGCCGCGTTGATGGTGAAGCCTCAGGGGCAATTGCTCGTCTGCGAGAGGTGGTCCATCCCCGGCGCGTGGCAATTTCCGCAGGGTGGCGTGGATGACGGGGAGACTCTCGAAGAGGCCTTGTTCCGCGAAGTGCGGGAGGAGATCGGCCTGCTGCCGCAGCACTACGAGTTGCTGGGATTCCGCACCGGTTATCGCTATCTGTATCCGGAGGAAGTCCGCATGAAGAAGATGCGCAAGCATGGCTGCCACGGTCAGGAACAGACTTACTATCACTGCTTGCTCAAGGACGGTGCTCCTGCAATCAATGTGGACCAACGGCCGCGCGAGTTTGGAGCATACCGTTGGATTATGCCCGAGGAGTTTGATCTGGAGTGGCTTCCGGAATTTAAAAGGGATGTGTATCGGCAGGTCATGAAAGACTTTTTCGGAGTCATGCTCTAA